A part of Gymnogyps californianus isolate 813 unplaced genomic scaffold, ASM1813914v2 HiC_scaffold_147, whole genome shotgun sequence genomic DNA contains:
- the LOC127028048 gene encoding complement C1q tumor necrosis factor-related protein 3-like gives MAEKYFISWHLLALFFLPFCLCQDEYMEPPQTGPQNPDCSSCCRGDFGVRLYQGPPGPPGPPGMPGNHGNNGNNGATGQEGAKGEKGDKGDMGLRGERGHHGPKGEKGYPGIPPELQVAFMASMATHFSNQNSGIIFSSVETNVGNFFDVMTGRFGAPVN, from the exons ATGGCAGAGAAGTATTTCATCAGTTGGCATCtactggctttattttttcttccattttgcctGTGTCAAGATGAATACATGGAG CCCCCACAAACTGGACCGCAGAATCCAGACTGTAGTTCCTGCTGCCGTGGTGACTTTGGAGTTCGACTCTACCAAGGGCCCCCAGGACCTCCCGGGCCCCCTGGGATGCCAG GAAATCATGGAAACAATGGAAATAATGGAGCAACTGGCCAGGAAGGAGCCAAAGGTGAGAAAGGAGACAAAGGAGATATGGGACTGAGGGGAGAGCGTGGCCATCATGGACCCAAAGGCGAGAAGGGTTACCCTGGGATTCCCCCAGAGCTACAG GTCGCATTCATGGCTTCCATGGCTACTCACTTCAGCAACCAGAACAGTGGGATCATCTTCAGTAGTGTCGAAACCAATGTTGGGAATTTCTTTGATGTCATGACTGGGAGATTTGGTGCTCCAGTGAACG